In Pirellulales bacterium, the DNA window GCGCGACCAATTCGCCAGCGCTGGCGGTCGCTAGCTGCGGCAGCGGCGGTTGCCGATAGCCGTCTGGCACGACGCGGTAAATGCGCCCCCGGTCGCGGCCGCTGGTGAGATCGAGATGCTTTTTGATGACGGGCGGCAAGCTATCGGGGTGTTCGATCACCTCGCGATAGACATCGGCGATGTAGAGCGCGCCGTCGGGAGCATTGGCGAATTGCGCGGGGCGGAACCAAGTGTCGCGCGAGGCGACAAACTCGCGGCCGACATCGGCGCGGCGGGCCACTAGCTCGATGCCGCGCTCCTCGATCTTTTTGCGATGCACGATATTGCTGCCCACGTCGCCGACGAAGGCATTGCCCCGATAATCGGCGGGAAAGGCGTTGCCGCGATAGATGGTGACGCCGGTGGCGCTGGTGAAGTAGCCGGCGGCGCGGCCGCCTCCTTCAACGGGTCCCGGCACGGCGCCGGCGACGCGCAACCGCGTGCGCACGAGTCGCCACGGCTCAACCGGGCTGATGCGAAAGACTTCTGCCTGGGGGCCGTCTTCGGCAATGCTCACCCGCGCGCCGGGCGCCGCCAGCCAGGGATTGCGCGCGATGTAGCGGTCTTCGAACATCACCAGTTGAATATGATCGCTGTTGTGGCAGACGAACTTGCGCCCCCAATCGTCAAAGGTCATGCCGTGCTGCGCGCCGCCGCTCTCAGGCCGGATGTCGAGCGCGCGGGGATCGAAGGAAAAGTCGCGTCCGCTGAGCGAGATCGTCGGGCCGTCGCTGTCGGCGCGCCGAACGTCGGCGCCCGAGGAAGAGGTGGCCCCGTGAATGCGGTTGTCGAGCCCCCATTGGAAGCTGTTGACGAGACCTTGCACATTGTTGCGGGCAAAGCCGGTGAAGACCTTGCGGCGAGTTTCGGCATGGCCGTCGCCATCGGCGTCTTTGAGATACCAAATGTCGGGCGCCGCGGCGACGAACACTCCGCCGTCGTAACAGATGACCGCGGTGGGCCAGGAAAACTTTTCGGCGAAAGCCACGCTCTTTTCGAAGCGTCCATCGCCGTCGGCGTCTTCCAGCCGGCGGATCTCGCCGAGAAAATCTTTGGCCTGTTCCGAATAGTCGATCATCTCGACCACATAGAGCCGGCCCTGCTCGTCAAAGCTCATCGCCACCGGGTCGCGCAGCAAAGGTTCGGCGGCGACCTGTTCGATGCGAAAGCCAGGCTGCACGTCGAAGGTGGCCACGGCGTCGCGCGGCTCTACGGGGGGGATGCGCGGCAACTCGGCGGAGAAATCGGCGCTGGCGCTGGTGGCGGGCGGCGCCGTATCGGCTGCCCGAGACTGCGCGGTGCTGGGCGGGAGGAGCAAGAGGGCGAAGGCGAACAGCAAACGCATTACGATTCTCGCGGGGTGGCGGGCGGGATGGGGAGGGCGGGAAATGTGATCGTAACTTGCCGCGCCGCGTCGCTCAAATGCGACCAGAAAATCGAGCGATCTGCGGTTGCTTGTGCGTGTGGCCGCGCCTGCTACCATAAGTACGCTCCACGGTGGATGCAGGCGCGCCAGGCAAGCGCCGCGATCTCAGGGAGGATAACGCTTTGTCGCTTGCGCTCGATCGCGTTTACAACCAGGACTGCGTGGCCGGTTTGGCCGAGGTCGACGAGGCTTCGGTCGATCTGGTCTTTGCCGATCCGCCGTTCAACATCGGATATGAGTACGACGTTTACAACGATCGGCTCGACGCCGACGAATACCTGAACTGGTGCCGTCAATGGCTCTCGCAGATTGAGCGCGTGCTTTCGCCGAGCGGATCGTTTTGGCTGGCGATTGGCGATGAGTACGCCGCCGAACTGAAGGTGATCACGCAGCGCGAGCTGAAATTAACCTGCCGAAGCTGGGTCATCTGGTACTACACGTTTGGCGTGAACTGCGTGAACAAATTCAATCGTTCGCACGCGCACCTGTTTCACTTTGTCAAAGACGTCAAAAACTTCAAATTCAATTCCGACGCGATTCGCGTCCCCTCGGCCCGGCAACTCGTGTATGGCGACAGCCGCTCGAACCCCAAGGGTCGGCTGCCCGACGACACTTGGATCTTGCGGCCGCAAGACATGCCAGAGGGCTTTCAGCCGGACGAAGACACCTGGTTCTATTCGCGCGTGTGCGGCACATTCAAGGAGCGGGCCGGCTGGCATGGCTGCCAGATGCCCGAGCAACTCTTGGGGCGCATCATTCGCGTGTCGAGCGATGCGGGCAACGTGGTGCTCGACCCGTTCTCGGGCAGCGGCACCACGTTGGCGGTTGCGAAGAAATTGGGGCGGCGGTTCTTGGGGTTTGAACTATCGAGCGACTACGCGGCGCGCGTGAACGAGCGCTTGAAAGAGATTCAAGCGGGCGATCCGCTGAACGGTCCCGAGAATCCGCTCACCAGTTCGCCCGACACCGCCAATGGGGTGCGGCTCGAAGATCGTCTGGCGGGGCGGCCGCTGCGGCGCGGTCGCAAGCGCGCCGGTGGACCGACGCTGCCGGGCATTTGACCAGCAACCACGAGCGGCCTGCGATGAAGTTCGCCATCTGCAACGAGACGTTTCAAGACTGGCCGTTCGACCGAGCCTTCGCATTCGCTCAGGCATGCGGATACACCGGCATCGAGATCGCGCCCTTCACCTTGGCGGCGGACGCCAGGCAGATCACCGCTGACGAGCGCGCCAACGTGCGGCGACTGGCGGACCAGCACGAGTTGGACGTGATTGGCCTGCACTGGTTGCTGGCGAAGACCGAGGGGTTCCACGTCACCAGCGCCGACGAGGCGGTGCGTCGGCGGACCAGCGACTATGTAGCGGAACTCGCGCGGTTGTGCCGCGATGTGGGAGGCCGCGTGTTGGTGTTTGGCTCGCCGCTGCAGCGCAACTTACCCGCGGGGGTCACTCACGAGCAAGGGATGGAGCACGCGGCCAGCGTGTTTGGCGCGGCGCTGGCGGTGATCGAGGATTGCGACGTGGTGCTGGCGATCGAGCCGCTGGGGCCAGCGGAGGGGAACTTTTTGAACACGGCGGCGGCGGGGATCGAGCTGGTCGAGCGGATCGGCTCGCCGCACTGCCGGTTGCATTTGGACGTGAAGGCGATGTCGAGCGAGTCGACGCCGATACCGCAGATCATTCGCGCTAGCGCTCCGTATCTGGAGCACTTTCACGCCAACGACGCCAACAAGCTGGGGCCGGGATTTGGCGAGATCGACTTTGTGCCGATTTTCGAAGCGCTCGGCGAGATCGACTATCGCGGTTGGGTGTCGGTCGAGGTGTTCGACTACACTCCCGGCGTCGAACGGCTGGCGAGCGAGAGCATCGACTACATGCAAGACTGCCTAGCGCGGCTGGCCGATCGCTAACGGTAGCTCAACTCTTTCATCAGCGGCTTGGCGCGGTGTTCAAAAATGCGCCGTTCTAGCCAGCCCAGCTCCTGATACTTGTTGACGGGCCGATCTTGAATGGGCTTGAACTCGGCGCTCCAGGAGTTGTTGCGCGGTTTGTGAAAATCGAGCATTTGAGAGTCGAACTCTTCGCCGAGAAAATCGCAGATGGCGCGGACTACCGGCTCTGGCTGCTTGGTCAGGTCTTCGTAGCGCAGCTCATGGTAGTGCCCTGGCGCGAGCTTGGCGCCCGATTGACGGCCAGCGCGGACGCTGTCCATCCAGCGGGCGATGCTCCACTTGATGCGGCGCGGCGCCCAGGGCATGTTTTGCAGCGAGCGGACCACTTCATAGCCGTTGCGGATGATGTGAATGAACTGCGCCTCGGGGTAGACCTCGGCGATGAGGTCCATGCTCAGCACGTGCGCGGGGGTTTTCTCGGCCCAGCGCGGTTTGCCCGAGTGTTTGCGCAGTCGCTCGAACAGTAGCTCCACCGAATCGCGGGCCCATTGGCACATGGCGGCGCGATCGAGCGGAAAGGGATCGCCTTCGTTCATCAACTTGCGCAAGTCGCCGTTCAGTTGCGCTTCGAAGGAGACGAACAAACCCGTTTCCCAAGTGGGGCAGAAGATGCGGGGATGGGCGTCGAGAATCGACTTCATCAAGGTGGTGCCGGAACGTGGCGATCCGACCACGAAGATGGGAGCGGTTGGCAATGCGGAAGCAGCGCTGGAGTTGGTCATCGATTGGAAAGGGTTGTGGAAATGCGAAGCGAATTCATCGCGGAGAAATGGGCCCTCGTCGGCGGGCGATCGTTGGGGATCGCCGGCCTGTGGCGCCATTCTAGTTGCCGGGAACCAGGGCGACAGCCCGGCACCAGCCGGCGCTGGCTTTTTGGATTTTAACGGGGAGGCAGGAGACGAAAAACCCGCGTGACCGGCCAATCTGGTCGAGATGGGCCAGCTTTTCGATCTGGCAGTACTCGCGAGTGATGCCGGCGAAGTGGGCCGGCCAAATGCAGCGCCCATCTCCCGTTTGCTGATAGTCGGCCAGCATATTGGAGAACGGACGATCGAGGGTGTAAGCGTCGATGCCGATCACCTTGACCCCTTGTTCGACGAGCCACAGCGTGCTTTCTCGGCCGAGCCCCGGTTGGGCAAAGTAGTCGGCCGAGCCAAGTCGACGATCGGCGCCGGTCCAGAGCAGCACAATATCGAAGGGGGATAGCGTATGCTCCGCTTCGCCGAGCGCGCGCCGGAGGTCGTCGATGGCGATTAGTTCGCCCGGCGGCTTATCGCGCAAATCGAGCCGCACGCCCGGGGCAAAGCACCACTCGAGCGGCACTTGGTCGATG includes these proteins:
- a CDS encoding sugar phosphate isomerase/epimerase — protein: MKFAICNETFQDWPFDRAFAFAQACGYTGIEIAPFTLAADARQITADERANVRRLADQHELDVIGLHWLLAKTEGFHVTSADEAVRRRTSDYVAELARLCRDVGGRVLVFGSPLQRNLPAGVTHEQGMEHAASVFGAALAVIEDCDVVLAIEPLGPAEGNFLNTAAAGIELVERIGSPHCRLHLDVKAMSSESTPIPQIIRASAPYLEHFHANDANKLGPGFGEIDFVPIFEALGEIDYRGWVSVEVFDYTPGVERLASESIDYMQDCLARLADR
- a CDS encoding cyclase family protein, yielding MFGPFKIVDLSVPLEDAAPSEPLPARIRYIKHDGEGLDQMRQFFGVRPDDLIYSNGQGWAVEEIQAITHTGTHVDAPYHYGSTSEGRPARTIDQVPLEWCFAPGVRLDLRDKPPGELIAIDDLRRALGEAEHTLSPFDIVLLWTGADRRLGSADYFAQPGLGRESTLWLVEQGVKVIGIDAYTLDRPFSNMLADYQQTGDGRCIWPAHFAGITREYCQIEKLAHLDQIGRSRGFFVSCLPVKIQKASAGWCRAVALVPGN
- a CDS encoding site-specific DNA-methyltransferase; amino-acid sequence: MAEVDEASVDLVFADPPFNIGYEYDVYNDRLDADEYLNWCRQWLSQIERVLSPSGSFWLAIGDEYAAELKVITQRELKLTCRSWVIWYYTFGVNCVNKFNRSHAHLFHFVKDVKNFKFNSDAIRVPSARQLVYGDSRSNPKGRLPDDTWILRPQDMPEGFQPDEDTWFYSRVCGTFKERAGWHGCQMPEQLLGRIIRVSSDAGNVVLDPFSGSGTTLAVAKKLGRRFLGFELSSDYAARVNERLKEIQAGDPLNGPENPLTSSPDTANGVRLEDRLAGRPLRRGRKRAGGPTLPGI
- a CDS encoding sulfotransferase is translated as MPTAPIFVVGSPRSGTTLMKSILDAHPRIFCPTWETGLFVSFEAQLNGDLRKLMNEGDPFPLDRAAMCQWARDSVELLFERLRKHSGKPRWAEKTPAHVLSMDLIAEVYPEAQFIHIIRNGYEVVRSLQNMPWAPRRIKWSIARWMDSVRAGRQSGAKLAPGHYHELRYEDLTKQPEPVVRAICDFLGEEFDSQMLDFHKPRNNSWSAEFKPIQDRPVNKYQELGWLERRIFEHRAKPLMKELSYR